A region from the Triticum aestivum cultivar Chinese Spring chromosome 3D, IWGSC CS RefSeq v2.1, whole genome shotgun sequence genome encodes:
- the LOC123080778 gene encoding (DL)-glycerol-3-phosphatase 2 (The sequence of the model RefSeq protein was modified relative to this genomic sequence to represent the inferred CDS: added 31 bases not found in genome assembly) → MASVDAGEGQAAPAPRATVSHVIFDMDGLLLDTEGFYTEVQEKILARYGKVFDWSLKAKMMGKKAMESARIFVDECGLAGLLTPEQFLEEREGMLQELFPSCAVLPGVVRLIHHLHANKVPICVATGSHKRHFALKTQNHQELFALMHHVVMGDDPEVKAGKPSPDIFLAAMRRFEGNVEPSNCLVFEDAPSGVGAAKNAGMYAVMVPDPRLDISYHKEADQVLSSLLDFKPTEWGLPPFKE, encoded by the exons cggcgccggcgcccagGGCCACCGTTTCGCACGTCATCTTCGACATGGACGGCCTCCTCCTCG ACACGGAGGGGTTCTACACGGAGGTGCAGGAGAAGATCCTCGCGAGGTACGGCAAGGTGTTCGACTGGTCCCTCAAGGCCAAGATGATGGGCAAGAAGGCCATGGAGTCGGCGCGCATCTTCGTCGACGAGTGCGGCCTCGCCGGCCTGCTCACCCCGGAGCAGTTCCTGGAGGAGCGCGAGGGCATGCTGCAGGAGCTCTTCCCCTCCTGCGCCGTCCTGCCCG GGGTAGTACGCTTGATTCATCATCTCCATGCAAACAAAGTACCTATCTGTGTTGCGACAGG ATCCCATAAACGTCATTTTGCACTAAAGACACAGAACCATCAAGAATTATTTGCGTTGATGCATCATGTTGTCATGGGGGATGATCCAGAGGTGAAGGCCGGCAAGCCATCTCCTGATATTTTCCTTGCTGCCATGAGAAGGTTTGAG GGTAATGTAGAACCCAGTAATTGCTTGGTCTTTGAAGATGCGCCATCAGGTGTAGGAGCAGCTAAGAATGCTGGCAT GTACGCGGTGATGGTTCCAGATCCGAGGCTGGATATTTCATATCACAAGGAAGCTGACCAAGTCCTCAGTTCCCTATTGGATTTCAAACCCACTGAGTGGGGCTTGCCACCTTTTAAAGAGTAG